Genomic DNA from Erythrobacter aureus:
TGCACAGCCAGTGGATCAGGCCGATCCAGGTTGGCGGCATCGACAAGGACACGGGCACGCTCGACCTGTTCCTGCCCACCGAATTCAGCGCCAACTGGGTCAAGGATCGCTTTGCCGACCGGCTGAGCCTGGCATGGAAGATTGCCCGCAGCGAAGTGCGCGACGTGCGTATCCAGGTGCATCCGGGCCGCCGCCAGGTCGCCGATCTGCGGCTGCATGCCGATGGCCGCCGTCCGGCCAATGACGGGGCCGACACGTCGATGATGGCAATCGGTGCGGACACGCTGGGCGACACCGGTTTTACCAGCTCGGTCGGTCTCGACCCGAGCCTGACCTTCGCCGCCTTTATCACCGGCGAGGCCAATGTGCTCGCGTTCAACGCGGCGCAGCGCATGGGCGCAACGGAAAAGCCGCAATTCTCGCCGCTCTATCTCAAGGCCGCGACCGGCCAGGGCAAGACGCATCTGCTCCACGCGATCGGCCACAGCTTTTTGCAGGCCCATCCGCGCAGCCGCATTTTCTACTGCAGCGCCGAGCGGTTCATGGTCGAATTCGTCCAGGCGCTCAAAGCCAACCAGATGCTCGAATTCAAAGCCCGCCTGCGCAGCTTCGACCTGCTGCTGGTCGACGACATCCAGTTCATCATCGGCAAGGCTTCGGCGCAGGAAGAGCTGCTTTATACGATCGATGCGCTGCTGGCCGAAGGCAAGCGTCTGGTCTTCGCGGCAGACCGTGCACCGCAGGCACTCGATGGCGTCGAACCGCGCCTGCTGAGCCGTCTCTCGATGGGTCTGGTCGCCGATATCCAGGCGGCCGACATCGAACTCAGGAAGAAAATTCTCACCTCCAAGCTGACGCGTTTCGCGCCGCTCGAGGTGCCCGGCGACGTGCTCGATTTCCTCGCACGAACCATCACGCGCAATATCCGCGAGCTGGTGGGCGGGCTCAACAAGCTGATCGCCTATGCCCAGTTGACGGGTCAGGAAGTCTCGCTCCAACTGGCAGAGGAACAGCTGACCGACATCCTGTCGGCCAATCGCCGCCGGATTACGATCGACGAAATCCAGCGCACGGTCTGCCAGTTCTACCGGATCGACCGCTCAGAAATGAGCAGCAAACGCCGTGCACGCGCCGTGGTCCGCCCGCGCCAGGTAGCAATGTATCTCTCGAAGGTTCTCACGCCGCGCAGCTATCCCGAGATCGGGCGCAAGTTCGGCGGGCGCGACCATTCCACCGTTATCCACGCCGTGCGCCTGATCGAGGACCTGCGCCAGCGCGATGCCGATATGGATGGCGATGTGCGTAGCCTGTTGAGACAGCTCGAAAGCTGAGGGGATAAGTCGGCGGCACGCGCCTGCCGCTCCACACATCGTCCGCCGCCGATCGACAGTTTCTCAACAGAGCTGTCGACAGGCGCGGCGCGAGGCGTCAAGGAGCGCGCATGGTGCAAGACCCCCCTGTTGCGATGCGTCCCTACGTTTCGCTACCCCGTTCCTTTGGCGATGCGCTGTGGCGCGGGACACGCTGCCTGTGCCCGCGCTGCGGCGAGGCAAAGCTGTTTCGCAAATGGCTCAAGCCGCATGACAATTGCCCGGCCTGCGCGCTCGACATTTCGGGCCAGCGAGCGGACGATTTCCCGGCCTATGTTTCGATCTTCGTGACCGGGCATCTGCTCGCGCCGGTGCTGATCCTGCTGGCAGGCGATTATGCGCTGTCGACCGCCGCCGTCCTCGCGATCACTCTCCCGCTTGCCGTGATCTTCATGCTTGTGACGCTGCAACCGGCCAAGGGCGCGGTAATCGCGCTCCAGTGGTGGCACGGCATGCATGGTTTCCGTCAGGAACGCGCGTCGGAGGCTGCCGGGACGGAAGAGATGCCATGACCCTGCCCCCGCCCCTCGACAACGCCCGGCTCGACCGTTTCGCGCGCCATATCGTGCTGCCCGAGATCGGTGGCGCGGGCCAGGTCGCGCTGGCGGGCAGGCATTTGGTGCTGGTGGGACTCGGCGGGATTGGCAGCCCCGCGCTGCAATATCTGGCTGGCGCGGGAATCGGGAAATTGACGCTGGTCGATGACGACCGGGTCGATGTCAGCAACCTCCAGCGCCAGACCCTCTTCAACACCCGCGATATCGGACACGGCAAGGCTGTGGTG
This window encodes:
- the dnaA gene encoding chromosomal replication initiator protein DnaA, whose protein sequence is MRKASNNGARQSQDDFMEDQEAVNLAADWADISQGLRKDLGHQLHSQWIRPIQVGGIDKDTGTLDLFLPTEFSANWVKDRFADRLSLAWKIARSEVRDVRIQVHPGRRQVADLRLHADGRRPANDGADTSMMAIGADTLGDTGFTSSVGLDPSLTFAAFITGEANVLAFNAAQRMGATEKPQFSPLYLKAATGQGKTHLLHAIGHSFLQAHPRSRIFYCSAERFMVEFVQALKANQMLEFKARLRSFDLLLVDDIQFIIGKASAQEELLYTIDALLAEGKRLVFAADRAPQALDGVEPRLLSRLSMGLVADIQAADIELRKKILTSKLTRFAPLEVPGDVLDFLARTITRNIRELVGGLNKLIAYAQLTGQEVSLQLAEEQLTDILSANRRRITIDEIQRTVCQFYRIDRSEMSSKRRARAVVRPRQVAMYLSKVLTPRSYPEIGRKFGGRDHSTVIHAVRLIEDLRQRDADMDGDVRSLLRQLES
- a CDS encoding DUF983 domain-containing protein, producing MVQDPPVAMRPYVSLPRSFGDALWRGTRCLCPRCGEAKLFRKWLKPHDNCPACALDISGQRADDFPAYVSIFVTGHLLAPVLILLAGDYALSTAAVLAITLPLAVIFMLVTLQPAKGAVIALQWWHGMHGFRQERASEAAGTEEMP